In a single window of the Neorhodopirellula lusitana genome:
- a CDS encoding peptide ABC transporter substrate-binding protein, translating into MPLELRRAFVIVALVVIAFAVVWATRFDAMPPAQFSFQNGTDPKTLDPHRATGSPESRILFGSFSGLLQMLPAGDPDPDSGLQPMSPGPAVAESYDVSDDKLTYTFHLRDDAVWSDGVPITSADFVWSWTRMLHPGTACEYNFQLFSLPHAEAFSNGVVEIGDKVEVELWDRPFPDGRREDEVGEANIQNFPRGTMLYGQLKEIRKPPEPPKTDDEDANTDAMGRWQEQWLYVVDIAAMDGEDVLWDETTETRTFCADPVSPLADGDTERIHNVLIAFDKLGAMETPDDHTLIVHLDDPLPYFPSLTAYYPLFPVPRHCIEKHGMPMWTKPANIVSNGPYLVGLRRLRDRVRLVKNPKWFDADSVAIDTIDALSTEGQNTALNMYETGQLDWITDPPTALMETLRQRDDFYSAPMLSLYFYRINTNRKPLDDPRIRRAISMAIDREQIVDQVTKAGQVPAFSLVPPGIAGYQSPPGMKPNIAEAKKLLAEAGYPGGRGIPKVTILYNTSEGHRAIAEVIQQQLQNSLNIKLELQNMEWGSFLDKTNQIDYDIARGGWIADYADPNTFLDLWVTGGPQNSTGWSNTEFDGLIRQAAAESDASTRMKMLAEAESIWIEEMPVIPLYFYVGVNMVKPRVEGFFSSPQDIHPLQLLRLKEKP; encoded by the coding sequence ATGCCACTCGAACTTCGCCGTGCCTTTGTCATCGTTGCACTCGTCGTGATCGCGTTTGCGGTTGTCTGGGCGACTCGGTTCGATGCGATGCCACCGGCGCAGTTCAGTTTCCAAAACGGAACGGACCCCAAGACACTCGACCCGCACCGCGCCACCGGGTCGCCGGAAAGCCGAATTCTGTTCGGCTCCTTTTCTGGCCTGCTTCAAATGCTTCCTGCGGGCGACCCGGACCCCGATTCCGGGTTGCAGCCCATGTCGCCGGGCCCCGCCGTTGCCGAAAGCTACGACGTCTCCGACGACAAACTGACCTACACCTTCCACCTGCGCGATGACGCGGTGTGGTCCGATGGAGTCCCCATCACCTCGGCGGACTTCGTCTGGTCATGGACCCGCATGCTCCATCCCGGCACGGCATGCGAATACAACTTCCAACTTTTCAGCCTGCCTCACGCTGAAGCATTTAGTAACGGCGTCGTGGAAATCGGGGACAAAGTCGAAGTGGAACTTTGGGACCGACCGTTTCCCGATGGCCGCCGCGAAGATGAGGTTGGTGAAGCGAACATCCAAAACTTCCCTCGCGGAACGATGCTGTACGGCCAGCTGAAAGAAATTCGTAAACCGCCTGAACCGCCCAAGACCGATGATGAGGATGCGAACACCGACGCGATGGGGCGTTGGCAAGAACAATGGCTGTATGTCGTCGACATCGCGGCGATGGATGGCGAAGACGTGCTATGGGACGAGACGACCGAGACTCGAACGTTCTGTGCGGATCCGGTTTCACCGCTCGCGGATGGTGATACCGAGCGGATCCACAACGTCCTGATCGCGTTCGACAAGCTCGGTGCGATGGAGACCCCCGACGACCACACGCTGATCGTTCACCTCGACGATCCACTACCCTATTTCCCATCGCTCACCGCGTACTACCCGCTGTTCCCGGTACCTCGGCACTGCATCGAAAAGCATGGCATGCCGATGTGGACGAAGCCAGCCAACATCGTTTCAAACGGGCCGTATTTGGTTGGCCTTCGCCGACTTCGCGACCGAGTTCGCCTGGTCAAAAACCCGAAATGGTTCGATGCGGATTCGGTTGCCATCGACACGATCGACGCGTTGTCGACCGAAGGCCAAAACACGGCGTTGAACATGTACGAAACTGGCCAATTGGACTGGATCACCGACCCGCCTACGGCACTGATGGAAACGCTGCGTCAGCGTGACGATTTCTATTCCGCACCGATGTTGTCGCTGTATTTTTATCGCATCAACACCAATCGCAAACCGCTGGACGACCCGCGGATCCGTCGTGCAATTTCAATGGCAATCGACCGTGAACAAATCGTTGACCAAGTCACCAAGGCTGGACAAGTTCCCGCTTTCTCATTGGTCCCGCCCGGTATTGCAGGCTACCAATCGCCACCAGGCATGAAGCCCAACATTGCGGAAGCGAAAAAGCTACTCGCCGAGGCTGGCTATCCCGGCGGCCGCGGCATCCCCAAAGTCACGATCCTGTACAACACCAGCGAAGGGCACCGCGCGATCGCAGAAGTGATTCAGCAACAGCTACAAAACTCGCTGAACATCAAACTGGAACTGCAAAACATGGAATGGGGCAGCTTCCTGGATAAAACGAACCAGATCGATTACGACATCGCTCGGGGCGGCTGGATCGCCGACTACGCCGACCCCAACACGTTCTTGGACTTGTGGGTGACCGGTGGCCCGCAAAACAGCACCGGTTGGTCCAACACGGAATTCGATGGATTGATTCGCCAAGCCGCTGCGGAATCTGACGCCTCAACCCGCATGAAGATGCTTGCCGAAGCGGAATCAATTTGGATTGAAGAGATGCCGGTCATCCCGCTGTATTTCTATGTCGGGGTCAACATGGTCAAGCCGCGAGTTGAAGGCTTCTTTTCAAGCCCGCAAGACATTCACCCACTGCAGTTGCTGCGACTGAAGGAAAAGCCATGA
- a CDS encoding ABC transporter permease — translation MKDLIGYLLRRFGWMVLTVWAVYTVSFVLMRLVPGNPFSSERSVPPAIERQLRARYNLDAPPLEQYTDYLIGIVTRFDLGVSIRLEDYSVNEVLAEGFPVSASLAILALVFAITLGVTAGVVSAVYRGSFADLAMMATAVLGIAIPNFVLASLAILAFVFMIPIFPAAGWGTLRQVALPALCLGSPVAAYIARLTRAGMLEVLSKEHVRTAFAKGLPKQTVILKHVLPGALLPVVSYLGPATASVLTGSLVLEKIFALPGIGSHFIYAATQRDYTLAMGMVLTYTVLLFVMNTLVDLSYAVIDPRVKFE, via the coding sequence ATGAAGGATTTAATCGGCTACCTATTGCGTCGATTCGGCTGGATGGTGCTCACCGTCTGGGCCGTGTACACGGTGTCATTTGTCTTGATGCGGTTGGTACCCGGCAACCCGTTTAGCAGCGAACGTTCGGTGCCGCCAGCGATCGAACGACAACTGCGTGCACGCTACAACCTGGACGCACCGCCGCTGGAACAATACACCGACTATCTGATCGGCATCGTCACGCGGTTCGACCTGGGCGTTTCGATTCGGCTAGAAGACTACAGCGTCAACGAAGTACTCGCCGAAGGATTCCCGGTGTCGGCTTCGCTGGCGATCCTGGCTCTTGTTTTTGCAATCACACTCGGTGTCACCGCCGGAGTGGTTTCGGCCGTCTACCGAGGCTCGTTTGCGGACCTCGCCATGATGGCGACGGCGGTACTGGGGATTGCGATCCCCAATTTCGTGTTGGCGTCCCTAGCCATCCTTGCCTTCGTCTTCATGATCCCGATCTTCCCCGCGGCAGGCTGGGGAACGCTTCGGCAGGTCGCGTTGCCGGCGTTATGTCTCGGGTCGCCCGTGGCCGCTTACATCGCTCGACTGACCCGGGCCGGGATGCTGGAAGTGCTATCCAAAGAGCACGTGCGAACAGCGTTCGCCAAAGGCCTCCCGAAGCAAACCGTGATCTTGAAACACGTCCTGCCGGGCGCGTTGCTGCCCGTGGTCTCGTACCTTGGTCCCGCGACCGCCAGCGTTTTAACCGGGTCGCTGGTGCTGGAAAAGATCTTTGCCTTACCAGGAATCGGCAGCCACTTTATCTACGCCGCAACGCAGCGTGATTACACGCTGGCGATGGGCATGGTGCTGACTTACACAGTATTGCTTTTCGTGATGAACACACTCGTTGACCTGTCGTATGCGGTCATCGACCCACGAGTGAAATTTGAATGA
- a CDS encoding ABC transporter permease, whose product MTSNAKSTEDQATLDRILQESRKIRGVSLWQDAWRRLRRNKSAMGSLIFLILLALTTIFTPLLPLQSPIDKDLNNRRFLSPTVQSASMGSRPGLKFKDGSLTAQLSEFEQVVAATKTEIAEIPDAAERTRRLEQLESRIAVEHPFNQLWNQLGPVSFAMVRTRVAIFGDYAIPSLFGTDKLGRDLMARVFWGSRVSLVVGVVATFVSLLIGVSYGAIAGYFGGTVDAIMMRIVDMLYSIPFIFVVIFLVTFLGEDSVKKILDSYGIDQITIFYIIIGAIYWLTMSRVVRGQVLSLRQEQFVESARTIGASPMRIVFRHLVPNTLGVVIVYLTLTVPSVMLFEAFLSFLGLGVAPPDVSLGLLLNDGVEALSIVKLFWWVVVFPGAALALTLFALNFLGDGLRDALDPRMKNK is encoded by the coding sequence ATGACATCGAACGCAAAAAGTACCGAAGACCAGGCAACGCTCGACCGCATCTTGCAGGAGTCACGCAAGATTCGTGGCGTGTCGTTGTGGCAAGATGCGTGGCGTCGATTGCGTCGCAACAAGTCTGCGATGGGTTCGCTCATCTTCCTGATTTTGCTCGCACTGACCACGATCTTCACACCGTTGCTTCCCCTGCAAAGTCCGATCGACAAGGACCTGAACAACCGACGATTTTTGTCGCCGACGGTCCAGTCCGCCTCCATGGGTTCACGCCCAGGACTGAAGTTCAAAGACGGCAGCTTGACCGCCCAGCTATCCGAATTCGAACAGGTCGTTGCCGCAACCAAAACCGAGATTGCCGAGATCCCCGATGCCGCCGAACGGACACGCCGGCTGGAACAACTCGAATCGCGAATCGCGGTCGAGCATCCTTTCAATCAGCTCTGGAACCAACTCGGACCGGTGTCCTTTGCAATGGTCCGCACGCGGGTCGCGATCTTTGGCGATTACGCAATACCTTCACTGTTCGGCACTGACAAACTAGGCCGTGACCTAATGGCCCGTGTTTTCTGGGGCTCGCGAGTGTCCTTGGTCGTCGGCGTTGTGGCGACGTTCGTCAGCCTTTTGATCGGCGTCAGCTATGGTGCGATCGCTGGTTACTTCGGCGGCACCGTCGACGCGATCATGATGCGAATCGTCGACATGCTGTATTCCATTCCGTTCATCTTTGTCGTGATCTTCCTGGTCACGTTCTTGGGTGAAGACAGCGTCAAGAAGATTCTAGATAGCTACGGGATCGACCAAATCACGATCTTTTACATCATCATCGGGGCGATCTATTGGTTGACGATGTCGCGAGTTGTTCGCGGTCAGGTGCTGTCATTGCGCCAAGAACAATTTGTTGAATCCGCTCGCACCATCGGCGCCTCACCGATGCGAATCGTGTTTCGCCATCTCGTCCCGAACACGCTGGGCGTCGTGATCGTTTACCTGACGCTCACCGTGCCCTCGGTGATGCTTTTCGAAGCCTTTCTATCGTTCCTCGGACTCGGCGTTGCTCCACCGGATGTATCGCTGGGACTGCTACTGAACGACGGCGTCGAAGCGTTATCGATCGTCAAGCTGTTTTGGTGGGTAGTTGTGTTCCCGGGTGCCGCACTTGCCCTGACCTTGTTCGCGTTGAACTTCTTAGGCGACGGCCTGCGAGACGCACTGGACCCAAGGATGAAGAACAAATGA
- a CDS encoding ABC transporter ATP-binding protein: protein MSEQATDSNAPILSVDDLAVSFKTDEGMVRAVRGVSFDVHGGETVAIVGESGSGKSVTNLAMMGLVPKPPGRIDRGRAMFGGRDLLTLSDRELQTIRGRHIAMIFQDPMTALNPLMTVEQQLTEMTRLHLGLTRHEARKQAVDMLGLVGITAPEKRLRDYPHQFSGGMRQRVMIAMALSCEPELLIADEPTTALDVTIQAQIMELLADLQHRKGTAIVLITHDLGVVAGVADRVMVMYAGRIVEKSDVRPLFAAPQHPYTIGLLGSLPNVESNRNEPLLAIPGQPPDMSQAVVGCAFRDRCSHAIEQCRTDDPMLTARHGKEDHLAACHVEMPS, encoded by the coding sequence ATGAGCGAACAGGCAACTGATTCGAACGCCCCCATCCTCAGCGTCGATGACCTCGCGGTCAGCTTCAAGACGGACGAAGGCATGGTGCGCGCCGTACGCGGCGTCTCGTTCGACGTGCATGGCGGCGAAACCGTCGCAATCGTGGGCGAAAGTGGCAGCGGCAAAAGTGTAACCAACCTTGCCATGATGGGACTCGTCCCGAAACCGCCCGGCCGGATTGATCGCGGACGCGCCATGTTCGGTGGACGCGACTTGCTAACCCTCAGCGACCGAGAACTGCAAACGATCCGCGGCCGACACATCGCGATGATTTTTCAGGATCCGATGACGGCACTGAACCCGTTGATGACGGTCGAGCAACAACTGACTGAAATGACGCGATTGCATTTAGGGCTGACCCGGCACGAAGCCAGGAAGCAAGCCGTCGATATGCTCGGATTGGTCGGGATCACGGCACCGGAAAAACGACTGCGTGATTACCCTCACCAGTTCAGCGGCGGGATGCGCCAGCGCGTCATGATCGCCATGGCTTTGTCGTGCGAACCCGAACTACTAATCGCTGATGAGCCCACCACCGCGCTCGACGTGACGATCCAGGCGCAGATCATGGAATTGCTCGCGGACCTACAACATCGCAAGGGCACCGCGATTGTCTTGATCACTCACGACCTAGGCGTTGTTGCCGGTGTGGCCGATCGCGTGATGGTGATGTACGCAGGTCGCATCGTTGAAAAGTCCGACGTCAGACCATTGTTCGCCGCTCCACAGCACCCCTACACGATTGGTTTGCTGGGCTCTTTGCCCAATGTCGAATCCAATCGCAACGAACCGCTTCTCGCCATCCCTGGCCAGCCGCCGGACATGTCACAAGCCGTCGTGGGCTGCGCCTTTCGCGATCGCTGCTCGCATGCGATTGAGCAATGCCGGACCGACGACCCAATGTTGACCGCCCGCCATGGCAAAGAAGACCATCTCGCCGCCTGCCATGTGGAGATGCCATCATGA
- a CDS encoding ABC transporter ATP-binding protein, whose protein sequence is MSSENTPLLSVRDLKVHFPFHRGSLFSSQKGVIRAVDGISFDIAKGETLGLVGESGCGKSTTARSIINLVHPTSGDVLLDGESIAGLSDRDMLAHRRRIQMVFQDPFASLNPRITVGGIIGEPLIVHSLAKGRDRKLEVMRLMELVGLNPRFLNRYPHEFSGGQRQRIGIARALAVQPDLILCDEPVSALDVSIQAQIINLLMDLQQKLGLAYLFIAHDLAVVRHIATRVGVMYLGRLVELAKGEDLYANPKHPYTEALLSAVPVPDPDIAAARNRIVLQGEVPSPDQFYPGCAFAERCPVRIDKCDTERPALPAKSHAAACWVREESI, encoded by the coding sequence ATGAGTTCTGAAAACACACCCCTCTTGTCGGTCCGTGATCTGAAGGTGCACTTCCCGTTTCATCGCGGATCGCTGTTCAGTTCACAAAAAGGCGTTATCCGCGCCGTCGATGGAATCTCATTCGATATCGCCAAAGGTGAAACGCTCGGCCTAGTTGGCGAGTCCGGATGCGGTAAGTCGACCACGGCCCGTTCGATCATCAACTTAGTCCACCCTACATCCGGCGACGTGTTGCTGGACGGCGAATCCATTGCTGGACTTTCAGACCGGGACATGCTTGCGCATCGGCGGCGGATCCAGATGGTCTTCCAAGACCCATTCGCCTCGCTGAACCCCCGGATCACGGTCGGCGGAATCATCGGCGAACCGCTCATCGTTCACTCACTCGCCAAGGGCCGCGATCGCAAGCTCGAAGTCATGCGTCTGATGGAACTGGTTGGGCTAAACCCACGCTTCCTGAATCGCTATCCACACGAATTCAGTGGTGGCCAGCGTCAGCGAATCGGCATCGCCCGCGCCCTGGCCGTCCAGCCAGACTTGATCCTATGCGACGAACCGGTCTCGGCTCTGGACGTTTCCATCCAGGCCCAGATCATCAACCTGTTGATGGACCTACAACAAAAGCTGGGTTTGGCTTACCTGTTCATTGCACACGACCTAGCCGTCGTTCGCCACATCGCCACGCGGGTCGGCGTGATGTACTTGGGCCGGCTAGTTGAATTGGCCAAAGGTGAAGACCTGTACGCCAATCCCAAACACCCCTACACCGAGGCTTTGTTATCAGCGGTCCCTGTACCGGATCCTGACATCGCGGCGGCACGCAATCGGATCGTGTTGCAAGGCGAGGTGCCTTCACCAGACCAGTTCTACCCAGGCTGCGCCTTCGCGGAGCGTTGCCCCGTTCGAATCGACAAGTGCGACACCGAGCGACCAGCCTTGCCCGCAAAGTCACACGCCGCCGCCTGCTGGGTCCGCGAAGAATCCATCTAA
- a CDS encoding Na(+)/H(+) antiporter subunit D yields MTAIADLPPGLIMMVGALFVPLFARRVQPWVVLALAAVSLVLFVATPAGNYGNFEIFGGQLNLVRIDGLSRPFGIVFHLAAIMSAIYALHVRDTRQHVSGVLYAGAAIGAACAGDLLSLFVFWELTAVSSVFLIWASDDERSYRSGMRYLIIQVASGVLLLSGAVVQYVQTGSLAFESFVGEGSELTLAGKLVLVAFGIKCAFPLLHNWLQDSYPKATVTGTVFLSAFTTKLAIYSLARGFAGFEPLIYVGCTMTLFPIVFAVIENDLRRVLAYSLNNQLGFMVVGIGIGTELAINGTVAHAFCHIIYKSLLFMSMGAVLYRVGTTKATELGGLHKSMPWTTGFCMIGAGAISGFPLLSGFVSKSMIISAAGEQHMLGVWIVLLIASAGVMEHSGIKIPFFAFFAHDSGKRVKEAPWNMLLAMGLAAFGCVALGIYYPMLYALLPYDVDYHPYTVTHVVTMLQLLMFAMLAFVVLMKAGLYPEEKRATVLDTDWFYRVAAPKMIGGLTAGITKVDHAGRAGFLLALGGVLQRFRDGFNETGLLGRTWSTNTMTFWASVMLAGTLLVYYL; encoded by the coding sequence ATGACGGCGATCGCTGATTTGCCGCCCGGCCTGATCATGATGGTCGGCGCCCTGTTCGTGCCGTTGTTTGCACGCCGAGTTCAGCCCTGGGTTGTACTGGCTCTCGCCGCGGTGAGTTTGGTTTTGTTCGTGGCGACACCCGCGGGCAACTATGGCAATTTCGAGATTTTTGGCGGCCAGTTGAACCTGGTTCGGATCGATGGGTTGTCGCGCCCCTTCGGTATTGTGTTCCACCTTGCGGCCATCATGTCCGCGATTTACGCCTTGCATGTCCGTGACACTCGCCAACATGTCTCCGGTGTTTTGTATGCCGGGGCGGCCATCGGTGCCGCCTGCGCTGGTGATCTGTTGTCGCTGTTCGTGTTCTGGGAATTGACCGCGGTCTCGAGTGTGTTCCTGATTTGGGCGAGCGACGACGAGCGATCGTACAGGTCGGGAATGCGGTACTTGATCATCCAGGTCGCATCTGGCGTCTTGCTATTGTCCGGCGCCGTCGTTCAGTATGTGCAAACGGGTTCGCTCGCGTTCGAGTCTTTTGTAGGTGAAGGCAGCGAGTTGACGTTGGCGGGCAAGTTGGTGTTGGTTGCCTTCGGAATCAAATGTGCGTTCCCACTGCTTCACAACTGGTTGCAAGACTCCTATCCCAAAGCGACAGTCACGGGGACGGTTTTCTTAAGTGCATTCACGACGAAGCTGGCGATCTATTCGTTGGCTCGGGGGTTTGCCGGATTTGAGCCGTTGATCTATGTCGGCTGCACGATGACGCTGTTCCCGATTGTGTTCGCCGTGATCGAGAATGATCTTCGCCGCGTGTTGGCTTACAGTCTGAACAATCAGCTTGGTTTTATGGTGGTTGGTATCGGAATTGGTACCGAGTTGGCGATCAATGGAACCGTCGCACACGCGTTTTGTCATATCATCTACAAGTCACTGTTGTTCATGTCGATGGGTGCGGTCCTGTACCGCGTTGGTACGACTAAGGCGACGGAGCTGGGTGGACTGCACAAGTCGATGCCGTGGACGACTGGTTTTTGCATGATTGGTGCAGGAGCGATCTCGGGATTCCCGCTGTTGAGTGGTTTTGTCAGCAAGTCGATGATCATTTCAGCGGCCGGCGAACAACACATGTTGGGCGTTTGGATTGTGTTGTTGATCGCTTCGGCTGGTGTGATGGAACACTCTGGGATCAAAATCCCGTTCTTTGCTTTCTTTGCACACGACAGCGGCAAACGAGTCAAGGAAGCGCCTTGGAATATGCTGCTTGCGATGGGGTTGGCCGCGTTTGGGTGTGTCGCGTTGGGGATCTATTACCCAATGTTGTACGCGTTGCTTCCTTATGACGTGGACTACCATCCCTACACAGTCACGCACGTCGTTACGATGCTACAGCTGTTGATGTTTGCCATGTTGGCATTCGTCGTTTTGATGAAGGCGGGGCTCTATCCGGAAGAGAAACGAGCAACCGTGTTGGACACGGATTGGTTCTATCGCGTTGCGGCACCCAAGATGATTGGCGGTCTGACGGCGGGGATCACCAAGGTCGACCATGCGGGGCGAGCAGGATTCTTGCTGGCTCTTGGGGGTGTGTTGCAGCGGTTCCGTGACGGTTTCAATGAGACCGGTTTGCTAGGGCGTACTTGGTCGACGAACACAATGACGTTCTGGGCCTCGGTCATGCTTGCCGGCACGCTACTGGTTTATTACCTCTAG
- a CDS encoding proton-conducting transporter membrane subunit yields MSPENMIWIALALPLIAVALIAIFGKSPDTRDGCSGTVSGLLFVVVISLAVGVFNGERPEWSLGEMLPGFELAFRVEPLGMLFAIVASGLWILTTAYAVGYMRGHHEKHQTRFFACFAVAIFAALAAAFSANLFTLFVAYELMTISTYPLVTHSGTEEARRGGRIYLGILLSTSIAFFMLAIVWTWSLAGTLDFRLGGILREAYAAGEISDTALGVLMGLFAFGIGKAALMPFHRWLPAAMVAPTPVSALLHAVAVVKVGVFSVLKVCIYIIGLDLLHDSGASLYLAYVAGFTLVVASLVAMTKDNLKARLAYSTIGQLAYITLGAFLATPNSVVGGGMHIAMHAVGKITLFFCAGAIYVAAHKKNISELEGLGRKMPFTFAAFLLASVSIIGLPPGGGAWSKWLLAIGTVESDQLILTAALMVSSLLNIAYLIPIPMRAFMRPKSEGEAVADQSTPEASGRLGWLSQIEEAPLLCVLPLCVTAVGSIALFFAADWIYLVLLPITVSP; encoded by the coding sequence ATGTCCCCCGAAAACATGATTTGGATCGCGTTGGCGTTGCCGTTGATTGCGGTTGCCTTGATAGCGATCTTTGGCAAGTCGCCCGATACTCGTGATGGCTGTTCCGGTACGGTTTCCGGATTGCTGTTTGTGGTCGTGATTTCGTTGGCCGTTGGCGTGTTCAATGGTGAACGTCCCGAATGGTCGCTTGGCGAAATGCTGCCGGGTTTTGAGTTGGCGTTCCGTGTCGAACCGCTGGGGATGCTGTTCGCGATCGTTGCCTCGGGACTTTGGATTTTGACGACGGCTTACGCTGTGGGATACATGCGTGGGCACCATGAAAAACATCAAACGCGATTCTTTGCGTGTTTTGCCGTGGCGATCTTTGCGGCGTTGGCGGCCGCGTTTTCGGCGAACCTATTTACATTGTTCGTCGCTTACGAATTGATGACGATTTCGACCTACCCGTTGGTCACGCACAGTGGCACGGAGGAGGCTCGGCGTGGTGGTCGGATTTATTTGGGGATTTTGCTTTCGACGTCGATCGCGTTCTTCATGTTGGCGATCGTTTGGACTTGGTCTTTGGCCGGCACGCTTGATTTTCGATTGGGCGGGATTCTACGTGAGGCTTACGCGGCGGGCGAAATTTCAGACACGGCCCTGGGTGTATTGATGGGGCTGTTCGCATTCGGAATTGGTAAGGCTGCCTTGATGCCGTTTCACCGCTGGTTACCAGCCGCGATGGTGGCACCGACACCGGTCAGTGCTCTTTTGCACGCGGTTGCCGTGGTGAAGGTGGGTGTGTTTTCGGTGTTGAAGGTTTGTATCTATATCATTGGGCTGGACCTGCTGCACGATTCCGGTGCGAGCCTTTACTTGGCTTATGTAGCCGGGTTCACCTTGGTGGTGGCATCGTTGGTGGCGATGACGAAGGACAATCTGAAGGCTAGGCTTGCGTATTCCACGATTGGCCAGTTGGCGTACATCACGTTGGGCGCGTTTCTGGCGACGCCCAATAGTGTCGTTGGCGGCGGAATGCACATCGCGATGCACGCGGTAGGTAAGATCACGCTGTTTTTCTGTGCGGGTGCGATTTACGTTGCCGCTCATAAAAAGAACATCAGTGAACTGGAGGGTCTCGGTCGCAAGATGCCGTTCACGTTTGCAGCGTTCCTGCTCGCCTCGGTCAGCATCATTGGGCTGCCGCCCGGCGGTGGTGCCTGGAGCAAGTGGCTGTTGGCGATTGGTACGGTGGAGTCCGATCAATTGATCCTGACGGCTGCGTTGATGGTGAGTTCGCTGTTGAACATTGCTTATCTGATTCCAATTCCGATGCGAGCGTTCATGCGGCCGAAGTCCGAAGGCGAAGCGGTTGCGGATCAATCAACGCCGGAAGCCAGTGGGCGTTTGGGTTGGCTGTCGCAAATAGAGGAGGCACCGTTGTTGTGTGTCCTTCCGTTGTGTGTGACGGCCGTTGGCAGCATCGCGTTGTTTTTTGCGGCTGATTGGATTTATTTAGTATTGCTACCAATCACGGTATCGCCATGA